A genome region from Natronobeatus ordinarius includes the following:
- a CDS encoding cbb3-type cytochrome c oxidase subunit I: MGEDLPPKRSIKRWLVTTNHKDVGLLYIATAIFFLLAGGVLALAFRLHLLESGGFLDLEHNQFNQFVTAHGFLMVFWFFSPIAVGFANYFVPIQIGAKDLAFPRLNAMSYWLYLFSGLLVVSSFLQGGTYGGGWTVYAPLNVPTYTPAMEATTGGNATILGLFLFVVSVTLGTVNFMTTIHRHRAEGMGLWNMPLFTWSILLTVWMMLFAFAALLAAVFLLGVDRIFLTQYFATDQGSGLLWAHLFWFFGHPEVYIVFFPALGVMFETFQTFTGRRLVGRKWIIIAMVLVTVQSFLVWMHHMYLTTINLEIKTLIMATTIGISLPFDLMVFALIYTMVKGRVQFTTPFLFNLGALVLFIIGGITGVFLGAIILDYELRGTYWVVAHFHYVMVSGITALIGGLFYWWPKMTGKMYNETLGKLSFAVYFIGFNVLYFPMFLAWETPRRVFHYAEHMTLYHQIATGGAFILGLGVLLVLVTLVHSLFKGPAAPANPWEFSRTAEWAVSSPPPLENWDGRATYANGRLEFVDDSPTVTDGGTPTAEAEVTDVDHHEEHADHASIWPFMTGVGLFFFFLGLAGLTPVTIELIEANGLDQYFPAWAQITTEGEMNYLYPALTVFGFLFTCAALFKLGVEDFNVPEPKVAERWPFGGDMDDTKFGMWVFLASDVVVFGAIIGAYIFMRLHAGWSTFEPVPDYAWPGLLNTYILLTSSFTVILALVMAQRKNKQGLLAMMGTTVLLGLGFMGVKAWEWSLKFSQGDFWFSGIEYSLYYVTTGLHGLHVIFGLMIAVFMIFRIVTVDAYLEDNRPVEFFGLYWHFVDIVWVILFPLFYLM, translated from the coding sequence ATGGGTGAGGATCTGCCGCCGAAACGGTCGATCAAGCGCTGGCTCGTCACGACTAACCACAAAGACGTCGGACTGCTCTACATCGCGACGGCGATCTTCTTCCTGCTCGCTGGCGGTGTCCTAGCACTGGCGTTCAGGCTCCACCTCCTCGAATCCGGTGGGTTCCTGGACCTCGAGCACAACCAGTTCAACCAGTTCGTGACCGCACACGGCTTCCTGATGGTGTTCTGGTTCTTCTCACCGATCGCCGTCGGGTTCGCTAACTACTTCGTGCCGATACAGATCGGCGCGAAAGACCTCGCGTTCCCGCGATTGAACGCGATGAGCTACTGGCTGTACCTGTTCTCGGGACTGCTCGTCGTGAGTTCGTTCCTCCAGGGTGGGACGTACGGCGGCGGCTGGACGGTGTACGCGCCGCTGAACGTGCCGACCTACACGCCCGCGATGGAGGCGACGACGGGTGGGAACGCGACCATCCTCGGCCTGTTCCTGTTCGTCGTTTCGGTCACTCTCGGGACGGTGAACTTCATGACCACGATCCACCGCCACCGTGCGGAGGGGATGGGCCTGTGGAACATGCCGCTGTTCACGTGGTCGATCCTGCTCACCGTCTGGATGATGCTGTTCGCGTTCGCGGCGCTGCTCGCTGCGGTGTTCCTGCTGGGCGTCGACCGCATCTTCCTCACGCAGTACTTTGCAACCGACCAGGGCTCGGGCCTGCTGTGGGCACACCTGTTCTGGTTCTTCGGTCATCCGGAGGTGTACATCGTCTTCTTCCCCGCTCTCGGGGTCATGTTCGAGACGTTCCAGACGTTCACCGGCCGGCGACTCGTCGGCCGCAAGTGGATCATCATCGCGATGGTGCTGGTTACCGTCCAGTCGTTCCTCGTCTGGATGCACCACATGTACCTGACGACCATCAACCTCGAGATCAAGACGCTGATCATGGCTACCACGATCGGCATCTCGCTACCGTTCGACCTGATGGTCTTCGCGCTGATCTACACGATGGTCAAAGGACGCGTGCAGTTCACCACGCCGTTCCTCTTTAACCTCGGCGCACTGGTGCTGTTCATCATCGGTGGTATTACCGGCGTCTTCCTCGGTGCCATCATCCTCGACTACGAGCTCCGTGGCACCTACTGGGTCGTCGCTCACTTCCACTACGTGATGGTCTCCGGCATCACCGCCCTGATCGGCGGCCTGTTCTACTGGTGGCCGAAGATGACCGGGAAGATGTACAACGAAACCCTCGGCAAGCTCAGCTTCGCCGTCTACTTCATCGGGTTCAACGTGCTCTACTTCCCGATGTTCCTCGCCTGGGAGACGCCCCGACGGGTCTTCCACTACGCCGAGCATATGACGCTCTACCACCAGATCGCGACCGGCGGCGCGTTCATCCTCGGGCTGGGTGTCCTGCTCGTGCTCGTCACGCTGGTGCACAGCCTCTTCAAGGGGCCAGCCGCACCGGCCAACCCCTGGGAGTTCTCTCGGACCGCCGAATGGGCAGTCTCCTCGCCCCCGCCACTCGAGAACTGGGACGGCCGCGCGACGTACGCGAACGGCCGCCTCGAGTTCGTCGACGACTCGCCGACCGTGACCGACGGTGGGACGCCCACCGCCGAGGCCGAGGTCACCGACGTCGATCACCACGAAGAACACGCCGACCACGCCAGCATCTGGCCGTTCATGACCGGCGTCGGTCTGTTCTTCTTCTTCCTCGGACTCGCCGGGCTCACGCCCGTGACGATCGAGCTGATCGAGGCGAACGGCCTCGACCAGTACTTCCCCGCGTGGGCGCAAATCACCACCGAGGGTGAGATGAACTACCTCTACCCGGCGCTCACGGTGTTCGGCTTCCTGTTCACCTGCGCTGCCCTGTTCAAGCTGGGCGTCGAGGACTTCAACGTCCCCGAGCCGAAGGTCGCCGAGCGCTGGCCGTTCGGTGGCGACATGGACGACACGAAGTTCGGGATGTGGGTCTTCCTGGCCTCCGACGTCGTCGTCTTCGGTGCGATCATCGGCGCGTACATCTTCATGCGCCTGCACGCTGGCTGGAGCACGTTTGAGCCGGTCCCGGACTACGCCTGGCCGGGCCTGCTCAACACGTACATCCTGCTGACCTCGAGCTTCACGGTCATCCTGGCGCTCGTGATGGCCCAGCGCAAGAACAAGCAGGGACTGCTCGCCATGATGGGCACGACCGTCCTGCTCGGGCTGGGGTTCATGGGCGTGAAAGCCTGGGAGTGGAGCCTGAAATTCAGCCAGGGTGACTTCTGGTTCAGCGGCATCGAGTACTCGCTGTACTACGTCACGACCGGGCTCCACGGGCTGCACGTCATCTTCGGACTCATGATCGCGGTGTTCATGATCTTCCGGATCGTCACGGTGGACGCCTACCTCGAGGACAACCGTCCGGTGGAGTTCTTCGGGCTCTACTGGCACTTCGTCGACATCGTCTGGGTCATCCTCTTCCCGCTGTTCTACCTGATGTAA
- a CDS encoding cytochrome C oxidase subunit IV family protein, giving the protein MASVRTYAIIYVVLLVLGTSKFIFFELDQIFTYQMALGATIFLAIVKSLLIAGYYQHLIEEPRSITYMMTIAVFMVFLLTIAAGYSIQ; this is encoded by the coding sequence ATGGCGAGCGTTCGAACGTACGCAATCATTTACGTCGTACTGCTGGTGTTGGGGACGAGCAAGTTCATCTTCTTCGAACTCGACCAGATCTTCACCTACCAGATGGCGTTGGGTGCGACGATCTTCCTCGCGATCGTCAAATCGCTGCTCATCGCCGGCTACTACCAGCACCTGATCGAAGAGCCCCGGTCGATCACCTACATGATGACCATCGCGGTGTTCATGGTGTTCCTGCTCACCATCGCCGCCGGCTACTCGATCCAGTAA
- a CDS encoding RimK family alpha-L-glutamate ligase produces the protein MTTDRAVRVGVLSLHTSKESKAICNAVEELGHSPEWLRSENTTVRVRDGAVQLEPEVDVIANRMLLSNTEQPCEELGLADTLSQLVPMLNEPSATLTAAHKLATATALATHDVRVPDVLLALASDQLNAARDEFGEEAVYKTAIGTHGGGTWKIGPEDPINAKVGNRYAFLQNLIERDGQRHRDVRVYVVGGEVVAAMYRYAPDNDWRTNVALGGSVEDATADLPEEAREMAERSAEVIGLDYAGVDLVEGEDGWYVLEVNPTAGFKGLYEATNVSPAPYIAKLAIERAGGEVDDGRVWELSAHLDDSTPSVMPASLTVDDGEPSVIGYTEEIVLSGTAGSKSVFAKSDTGASRTSIDTRLAADIGAGPIKSITRVKSGSRKTAKSRPVVDVVVGVGGNQHTVTASVEDRSHMDYPVILGRDILGNYQVDVGRRVDGQTPDSPEEEEESVE, from the coding sequence ATGACTACTGACCGTGCGGTACGGGTGGGGGTACTAAGTCTACACACGAGCAAAGAGAGCAAGGCGATCTGTAACGCCGTCGAGGAACTCGGCCACAGCCCCGAGTGGCTTCGAAGCGAGAACACGACCGTTCGCGTTCGTGACGGCGCCGTGCAGCTCGAGCCCGAGGTCGACGTGATCGCGAACCGGATGTTGCTCTCGAACACGGAGCAACCATGTGAGGAGCTCGGATTGGCAGACACGCTCTCACAGCTCGTGCCGATGTTGAACGAGCCGTCAGCGACGCTGACGGCGGCACACAAGCTGGCGACGGCGACGGCGCTCGCGACGCACGACGTTCGCGTACCGGACGTCTTACTCGCGCTCGCGTCGGACCAGCTCAACGCGGCTCGCGACGAGTTCGGCGAGGAGGCGGTGTACAAGACGGCGATCGGGACCCACGGCGGCGGCACCTGGAAGATCGGCCCTGAGGATCCGATCAACGCGAAAGTTGGGAACCGGTACGCCTTCTTGCAGAATCTCATCGAGCGCGACGGGCAGCGTCACCGGGACGTCCGCGTCTACGTCGTTGGCGGTGAGGTCGTCGCCGCGATGTATCGGTACGCACCTGACAACGACTGGCGAACCAACGTCGCCCTCGGCGGCTCGGTCGAAGATGCGACGGCTGACCTCCCCGAAGAGGCACGCGAGATGGCCGAACGGTCGGCCGAAGTCATCGGTCTCGACTACGCCGGCGTCGACCTCGTCGAGGGCGAGGACGGCTGGTACGTCCTCGAGGTCAACCCCACCGCCGGCTTCAAAGGGCTGTACGAGGCCACGAACGTCAGCCCGGCGCCGTACATCGCGAAGCTCGCCATCGAGCGCGCCGGCGGCGAGGTCGACGACGGCCGCGTCTGGGAGCTGTCGGCCCACCTCGACGACTCGACGCCGTCGGTGATGCCCGCGTCGCTCACGGTCGACGACGGCGAGCCGAGCGTCATCGGCTACACCGAAGAGATCGTCCTCTCGGGGACGGCGGGCTCGAAGAGCGTGTTCGCGAAGTCAGACACCGGCGCGTCGCGAACGAGCATCGACACCCGTCTCGCCGCCGACATCGGGGCGGGCCCGATCAAGTCGATCACGCGCGTCAAGTCGGGCAGCCGGAAGACGGCGAAGAGTCGCCCCGTCGTCGACGTCGTCGTCGGCGTCGGCGGCAACCAGCACACCGTCACCGCGAGCGTCGAGGACCGCAGCCACATGGACTACCCCGTCATCCTCGGGCGAGACATCTTGGGGAACTACCAGGTCGACGTCGGCCGTCGGGTCGACGGCCAGACGCCGGACAGCCCCGAAGAGGAAGAAGAGAGCGTCGAGTAA
- a CDS encoding DNA-3-methyladenine glycosylase family protein: MVADPETVLRRDPVMATVVDRHDPHPIEPVGCEYERLFVSIVNQQLSTASATAVRERAFDVLEGDVRPETVLAADDEALLEAGLSARKLEYVREAARAFCERDLTREGLAEHSDREVLDELTRIRGVGEWTARMYLIFVLERPDVLPLGDLAVRRGIELLYNEGEELSRATMRELAEPWRPYRSLATRYLWAAYEA, from the coding sequence ATGGTCGCCGACCCCGAAACCGTCCTCCGGCGCGATCCGGTCATGGCCACGGTGGTCGATCGGCACGATCCACACCCCATCGAGCCCGTTGGCTGTGAGTACGAGCGACTGTTCGTCTCGATCGTCAACCAGCAGCTGTCGACCGCATCGGCGACGGCCGTCCGCGAGCGGGCGTTCGATGTTCTCGAGGGTGACGTCCGGCCCGAGACCGTCCTCGCCGCCGACGACGAGGCGCTGCTCGAGGCCGGCCTGAGCGCGCGAAAGCTCGAGTACGTCCGCGAGGCCGCCCGGGCGTTCTGCGAGCGCGACCTCACCCGCGAGGGACTCGCCGAGCACTCGGATCGAGAGGTGCTCGACGAACTCACTCGGATTCGGGGCGTCGGCGAGTGGACGGCCCGGATGTACCTGATTTTCGTCCTCGAGCGACCCGACGTGCTCCCCCTGGGAGACCTCGCGGTTCGTCGGGGCATCGAGTTACTGTACAACGAGGGCGAGGAACTCTCTCGAGCGACGATGCGGGAGCTCGCCGAGCCGTGGCGACCCTACCGGAGTCTCGCGACGCGGTACCTCTGGGCGGCGTACGAGGCGTGA